The region GTCTTCCTTCCAAGAAGGTCGTCAGCTCTGCTCTCTGTACCTCCGTTTCATCGGACTGTGTACCATGATGCCACGGCATTCGTTCCGTCGGTAGGTACGCCACGTATTTGTTTTTGAGCTTCGGATCACAAAACGTCCCAAGCTCTTTGACGTGCAGTTCATTTTCAGCTGTTCGGCAGATACTCCAAGTTTTCGAAATGTTCTCGAATATTTTGTCCTAGATTCTCGTACCATTTGTTCTAATCTGATTCTGGTCAgaggaaattattttcgcgCGTAACGTGACTTTTCTGTGAAACGAGGCTAgctgaaaaaagttttaatcTTGGGGAAAAACGTGGTCGCGGAATGGTACGGAGAGAATTATTCgtagcgagaaaaatttttagtaacCGCGTGCGACCTTCTTTTCAATCAAGCCGTTCGGTCAGCCTacttttccttccttccctTTTGCGTATCAGCGTAGCTGTCTGCTCGAGTCAAAGTGATTGTGGTTACGTAATATACGTCTAAATTTTGGATTGAATAGAGAGTTTGGAAGTTGAGGGAACCCTGTATACGCTTCACTCGACAGAGAAATCGCGTAGCGTCGGGAATTCCACCCACTCTCTGTATTATATTTACGAAGGATACAAAGGATAATAATTATGCGAAATTGAACCTCGACGATTCTGACGCACCGCCGCGTTGGTGTGTTCAGGGGAGATAAAATTGGCAGCGGAATATCAAAAGCCGACCGAGGGATTTCGGCCAAAGGGGATTAtgttttacgaaaaataagtTATTCATAGAAATTGGAAGTAgaggaatggaaaaaaattatcgtcgaTGACAACgatttgttcatttttaacCGGTTTTGGCAACGAGACCATTTTATCAGCTGTGGCACACTCGACCAATTTGTTACTGAGAAAGAGATCGCGTTATCTCACTGAAACTCGGTagacggagagaaagagaacgagagagacagcgagagagagtgagagagtgaaaatttttctcgaaaagtTTACTCCGCGAAAATTATTCCATCAAATACAGCGAACATTTTCACCACTTGAATTAAGTACACGGTACTTAcacctatacgtatattgaTATACATAATGTAGACATAATCTTTCGACAATGAGAAAGTTACAGCGTATACGCAAGCGGAGAAGCGAGCGTCGAGAGCCGGttctctcctctcttttctcctcctctcctctcctcttctcaTCCCCGTGGAAAATTATCTCTGTAGGAAAATTAGATTGACACTTTCCACTGTGAATTTCTCGGAAATCGCGTCATGGGATTTGGACCTTCCCTCGCGCCCCTTTTGCGCCTAAAATTAGTACACTAAAATTAGAACCACTGACCCTCTCGCTGCTGCACCGGCGACCGTATCAAGCCAATTTATAACCGCTTGGCTCGGCCTCGTAACCTTCGGATTTTCTTCAACCCTTCTGCGTAATTATCAGGAAAAATGTTGTTAAAACAGATAGTACGTCGCGTACGTGAGCTGGAAGAGTTTTCCGGGATATAATAACGTCCCACATTTTGTATACTGCACGTTTCGTGAATTATTCATGTACATGAAACTGCGAAAGGATTCGTGATTCCGACGCGTTTTCATCTACGACAGATTcctcgaattatttttactacgtTATTCGTTtctgattaatttttcatctattgTGCGTTTCAGTTTTTTATAGTCGACTGAATCCGCActtgtgtaaaaaatagtttttcacttttcttcatctctctctctctctccctctcgtATTGGCTGTCGACTCAGCCGTCCGATTTTAGGGCATATTAAATGTATGGACGCACGGCGCAGGATTTCCAGTTGAATGGTGGAGAAAAAACGTGCGGCTCTATTCATATAAATTCTGGTCCCGGTAGAACGGGAAAGTATAACAAAAGTCTCGATTCCCCGGAATTCCAATAAATCCAGCTTTCAGCTCAACTTTGCCGCACAGAGCCCCGAACCAATTTAAATTCACAGAGCCCAATTACATTGATTTTAATCTTCCGTTCAATTAGCGGTAACGCTTTACAACGTCCCCGCACAGTGTGTAAATTCACGGATTTATTCGAACCGTGGTCAGATTGTGATAATTGATTAAGTTCCTGATGTATTGTCCaactggtgaaaaaaattgaatggaaaatttttcatttcatcaatttccAATATCATAACACACGTGTAATAACTGTATAGATATTAAGCATCGTattgatttattgtaaaatcggtttattttttgcttccTATGTTGCAGGTGAAACGTATTGTTCGACCCAGATAAACCGAAGCCATGCTAAAGTGACGAGGtggaatattattttccatttttgttgACGAAGAGAAATGAGGCTGTGAAAAATCGTCAATATGCCATAAATTTTAGAAAACGTTCGAGACGCAAGGTGAGATTCCATGTGAGCAAGCCATGGGAAAAATATACTCGATATAAGAATAAACGAACAAAACTTGGAAGAAAACAATTCATAGAGGAAAAAGCGACAGGAGtgagaggaagagaaaaattcagagaaGCTGAAACCTCGGTCGGTTTAAAATTATCCATTAGCCGGAATACATTTCTCGTTATTCATTTCCCAGCACGTAAAGTAAATCATTTTAATCTATACATAAATCGTGACGTTAGTTATTAATTGACCAGTGAATTGGTTGTTGATAATCGTGCGTCGAAAGTAGCTACTTAAAACATCGGAGGATcctaaaataattaatttttcgatctCGTTCGACGAATATCTAATTTCTGATTGAGAATTACGTAACAACTTAAAACTTACGGTTCGTTCGATATCACGAGTGCAATATAtcaacaaagaagaaaaaagaaaaaaaaagaggagaataaaatatttgaaatatggATAAAACAGCGTACTTGCGATAGCGCggtttttctttaattcacAGAGAAAAGAATCCCCTCGATCGTCAGAGAGAGATCAGGGATCACTCGGATCTCGGCATCCGTTTCGGGCCGGAAACGAACGAAGGTACAAAAATCAGAAGACCGATAATGTTTCCAATCGCGTTGAGAGAATACCGATCGGAGGATCGGCCGACAGCGGCGTGATCGGCATTAATCCCGTGCCTGATAAGAGCGCAATCTCCGATATCAGTAAGAATGACAAGACACGCGAAACGAGCGAAAAGACGGGGGACCGAAGCCCCGACCTGGACCTGATATCCTGCAGGCAGAGGAAGCAGGGACTCGGCGTCCTCCTCGCATCTCGGGGTGCAAGATGAACGAAAGCGATATTTTTTACCTGCTCGGTTCGGAAGATGGCGAAACGAGCAGCGGCGGAACCGACCTGAACAAGACCTACTACAACGCGTCCAACGGCGGTAACGAGACGGGCTACAACGACCTATGGAACCTGGCTTCGGACAGAGCGGGCCTGGCCATAGTGCTGATCCTCTTCTCCGTGGCGACGGTATTCGGGAACATGCTCGTCATCCTGGCCGTGGTGAGAGAGCGGTACCTCCACACGGCGACGAACTACTTCGTGACCTCGCTGGCCTTCGCCGACTGCCTCGTGGGTCTGGTCGTGATGCCGTTCAGCGCGATATACGAGGTCCTGGAGAACAAGTGGCTCTTCACGACGGACTGGTGCGACGTCTGGCGGTCCCTCGACGTCCTCTTCTCGACCGCCTCCATTCTGAACCTCTGCGTGATCAGCCTCGACCGGTACTGGGCCATCACCGACCCCTTCACCTACCCCATGCGGATGAGCCGGAAGCGGGCCGCGATCCTCATCGCCATTGTCTGGGTCTGCTCGAGCGCGATTTCCTTCCCCGCTATCGCCTGGTGGCGAGCCGTTCGCACGGAGAAGGTGCCCGACGACAAGTGCCCCTTCACCGAGCACCTCGGCTACCTCATATTCTCGTCGACCATATCCTTCTACCTGCCCCTCTTCGTCATGGTCTTCACCTACTACAGGATATACCGCGCGGCGGTCATACAGACGCGCAGTCTGAAGCTCGGTACCAAGCAGGTCATGATGGCCTCGGGCGAACTCGAACTCACCCTCAGGATACACCGCGGCGGCGCCACCAACACCGACGCTCGACACCTGTTCAGGACAGCCTCGAGCACTCCGGAGGACCTTCAGGACCTCGAGGAGCCTCTGACCGCCCTGCACAACAACGGGCTTAGCAGGCTGCCGTCGACGAGGATCAACAACAAGCAACACCTTGGAAAGAACTTCTCGCTTTCGCGGAAACTGGCCAAGTTCGCGAAGGAGAAGAAGGCCGCGAAAACGCTCGGTATTGTGATGGGTGTGTTCATAGTGTGTTGGCTTCCCTTTTTCGTTGTGAACTTGTGGTCCGGGTTCTGCTCGAGGTGTATTTGGCAGGAGGAAATTGTTTCCGCCGCCGTTACGTGGCTTGGGTGGATTAACAGCGGCATGAATCCCGTCATATACGCTTGCTGGAGTCGCGACTTCCGGAGGTGAGTTCGTCTTTAACGTTTTATCATCATCCTCCTCGTACTTGCTCGTAACGCGCACTTTTGACTCGTCGAATCGAAGCACACCCAAGGTACGAATATCGTGAAACTTGCGCCGAGGGATCGTAGGACGGATGAAAGCGAGCAAAGGATCATCTTGGCGAGATGTCGTTAGTTTGTTTCGTTAGGCGAGATCCGCGACAGGTTCGGCGTTACGAATAGGGGTGATACCGGGCAAAAACGACAGACTCTGACAAAGAATAACAATGAATGGAACCTTGTTTCGAGGGATAAACCGACCCGTGACTGCCGCGTCTAACCGCGCCATCTTTGGCTGTGAAAAAAGTCGGACCCGAGCGATAAAAAAGAAGTGAATAAACGAAAAGTCCTGTCGCCGGTCAACTTTTTCTATACAGATGCGACGTCCTCTGGGAGGTTGatatatcgaattttttttccaattacatCGGCGAGAATCTTCGTGGAGAGAATATGACGAGGCAGCTAGGACCGTTTCAATCCGGGAGATTGAACTAGACGCAACTATCCGAACTCGATATGCATAACGTATATAACGCGGTAGTCCTCCTCTCTTCGAGGCAGGGAATCGCCGGATCTCCCACCCTCGGCCTCAGGATTCATGGGACAGTTTAAACGTGTCGCTCTTCTGGAAGAGATTTCGGGTCTGAATAATCTCTGCCCACCGACCGTAAAGGCCACTTTGCATAATACGATTTTTACCGAATTCCGACCTCGATTTCTTCCCACCGTTCACCAGTCCGTCTTCTCACGCAGAGTCACTCCCCTTAAACCCTTCCATCCGAACCCTATTCGGCTGTTGCCCATTTCCCGCGTGATTTCGTCTCTTATCATATTCTTTTTGCGAAAGAAACCAACGTCGGAGGGATCAAAGAAATTAACGAGCAGCTGCTTTCTCCGTCTCCCAGAACCGCGCCTCGACCGATTGGCGCATATTTCTGAATCTTCGTCCTTTTTCTACACCCAAACGTGTCTGAACACAGTTAAGTTACCTCCGCGTCGAGCCGGGGTTTGTGCGAGGCGCCGGCAAAGAGGCACAAGACTCAGTCGGCTGTAAACTTCGCGTTATATCCACCCTCCGAATCCCCCGAGCTGAATCCTCGACTGCTCTTGGATACCTCGGCCGGTTCCCATCTGCGTATAGTCCCGATTACTTCCCCGGTACTCGCGCAGATTTCTACTCGGTGGAAAGTTCGcggtatatatgtacgtatacgcTACGTTAGAGAGAATGGGACgtgaaagaggaagagaataACGCACCTCTCTTGGATGGGCCGGATTTTTATGCTCttcgtaaaaattgaacaccTTCAACGCTCGACTCGACCCCTTTAAATGCGGGTACGTCATATGTGCGCAGCAACGATGAAATTGTAACGCTCGACACGGGCGTGTTACAAGACGACGCGACACGTCAAAGATAGCACGAGTTTACAGCAGACTGAATTTATGTCGCTACCGCAGCTGTTGCGTACCTTCGGTAAAATTACCTTGAGAATACGGGTTCAAGGGAGAGGCTTTTCAATCTTCGACACGTACGAGGCGAACCTTCGTTTGTTGTTACGACCGCCAGGGTGAATCCGTCCACCTCCGTTTCCCGATCGCCGTCAAAGGTCGGCGTAAGGTATCCGGCCGTTTCGTAAAGAGAGTAAATTAGAAGGTGACCTAATTAAGAGTACCGAAAGCGTCAGCTCTCGATCTCTTTGCCCGAATAATCGAACTCCCACGGTGGTCTTCCccgtttcttttcatttcacccCTGTTTGATGTCGCGGCGTGTATTCGCGACGCAAGCTTGTTGCCGAAACGTCCGAATCCCCGAAGCGTGAATTTCCAGAGGGTCagtttttgttctttcgttttttcagcACGAGCCGGGAATTGTAACGTCGCGTTTAATGGCGAGAGAGCGACTGCGGGCTGACAGAGAGTGAGGCGAGGGGCGGCTAGTGGCAATTCAACCGACTTGTTAAGCAGGGCTATTCGTATGCCGTCCCCTGTCCCCCCCATTCCTCTCCCCGTTTTCCCGACTCGGCCCCTTTCAGCGTTTGTTCTCTTTTCGTCCCGAGGACGCTTCGCTGCAGGGGTTGCAGACTCGACGGCAAGAACATATCGCCGAAGGGTTCCCCCCCACCCGGCTGGTATCTCGAATTATCCGCCCCGCAACATACCGACTTCGCCTATCTTTCCGAGCCCTCGCAACCCTCGACCTTTACTCCGCTTTTCACccgttgtttttcttttcactaaCCCCCTCCTGGTTCTTGGCTGCCTCTCGAGCCGGGGAACCCGGCGTTTTGTACAGACAAATATCTCCGCTTCAGCACGGCACGCTCTcggattattcaaattttcaaccccCTCGCCACTTCGCTACCGCGCCGATTATACTCCGGTGAAAAAATCGCAGTCCCCTTGGCCCGGGTTCAACTACGACCGCCTTTTTCCACGACTTTTTACAAGTGTCCCGGTAAAGAGTTTGTCGACTGCAGTTACGGCTCCGTTTACGTCCAACAGAAATTATAATTCGtcgaaacaaataaaatttacgatcAAACGAAGGATCGGAAGTTGAGCAGCTGCGGGTCAAGTCGAGAGAATTAAACTTGATTCAAACGGTATCTCTTTGATGTGGAAAATCATTTCGCATCCacgaatttcaattcaacaatTCGAAATACTGAAATATTCAGAGCGTTGACAcgagtgtaattttttttcctcctcaaCCGCTGACGTTTTTAGACAATACCTCAAGTTATACGAATCGAATAgacttcttttctttcaacaaaattcaattgaaacaaacttcagtttcaatttttcagccgTGCTTCGAGCGATTTAttgttttcttaattttcatttcactggGCGCATACGAGACCATTCAAATCACAATTAATCGGGCACCACTTATCATGAAACTCGGTCGGATTTTCTGCTACCgttcaacgtcaattttctactctctctttccctctctggAGTATCGCGCAAACTGTAAGGTCGAAACGACTTGGACGCGTCGCGGGTGCGAGGACGAAAACTTCCCACCTGCAGACCGCAAACACCATAATTTTGCTTGCCAATCTCGAGGGTACGTAGCTGACACCGAGACTTCGCGGTCCAGCGACGCCATAATCGGCGTCGGCGATTTTCCCGCCTAATTGCAACTGATTTAGCGGCGTTGACGTGAAACCGAAAATTGAATACCAGCCCTTAGAGATTCAGTCAAAATTTGAACCTGCAGAAATAGCCTGTTAGGATCTTACGCGTATAATTCACAACGATAcgctgaatttattttcttccgatAATGCGGCATCCATTTTTCACCCCCTTGTGGTCAGATCTGTGGTGAAAAAACATCGCTTCTTGGTATTATGAAGAGTGTAAGGGGACAGAAGGATATTGATTCGTGCAGAGTCAGCTGCAGCCAAAAaagtttcttcttttattcgCTACTTCTGCAGCAGGCTCATAAATCTCGAGTCTTGCGATCCATTGGGAGCCTTTAACTCTCGCCGAAGATCTCTAACGAGGGTTAGCACACGGGATGATCATTATAACCGTGCTCACGCCGTTAGGGATATAATAAATACGTGCGTGCAATAAATATTGCGTGCGTTGGGAGGACCGCGGGATCCCTTATAATTCCCCTTCGTTTTCCCCTCTTTATCCCTTATTTTTCCCTCAATAATGAGCCAGCCATACGCTTAATGCTTCTATTTTCACGCCCTTATTTAACCCCTTGCGAAATATACACTTACCGAGTTCGCAGTTATTATCCACATTGTGCAGTTTTGTTTTCAAACctaaaagatttttaaaacaattgcGATGTATAtcagtttaaaaaaagaaaaaacaacggCAAGAAATGTTGTTTCGCTGACATGTTTTCAACACGAGATATAATTCTCACGAAGCTAACTAAGATGAATTCATTGTTCcctagttttttgaaaaattgacaatgcTTAATCCTAGATGCTTTATGCAAGCTTTCTCGTTAATTCCACCGGCTTCAACTGCTTCTTACCGTAAGAAATGTTTCGAGAAATCAGAAGAACAAGTATACACGATTATACGTGAAGGAAGTGCGAATTTTCCCAAAAGCATGCGTCCCCGCATTACTTCTCGGATTCTGTGAAGAAAGCCGAAGATTAAAGGGAGGCGAAAGTTGAAGGGTCGAAATGAGGATCGGGAGACAGGAAGCAGCCTGCAGCGTGCTCGGTGAAAcgatcgtttttcttttcgagtTTCTCGTTTTATGGTTCGCAAAGCCGGAGGGGACACGGTTTTTGCATCGCATTGCTTCGAGGCCCGTTGCGAGCTTTTCCTGAATTTCCCGCAAGCTCACCGGCCGTTTCACGGGAGCCTGGAACTGGATATCGAACGATGCatggatttgaattttgcaccTCTGTGCACACGTGTCCTAGAATCGGTGACGCGGTTTCACCCTGACCTGCGTCGAGCGCGGCCGTAAACCGACGTTTTATACTCGTTTGCGGCCAGTGAATCGACTTTGCCGATCCGCTGAAGAAGTACCCGAGACCTGATCCGAAACTCGACAGAGCGGTTTTATCGCGGCAATTTATGCGAAACGGATTTCTGCCCCGTTCTGCATATAATTGGCATATTTTCACCGCATCTTGAGGGGGTGGAACTGATCGCGTCAAGAAGCAGAGCTTCGTGCTTGGAATTATCCGCGCGCATCACGCCACTTGGccgaaattaaattttcgcaaaaaccAGCCCCACACCCTCGACGTATAACCGTGAGGACATTTCTTTTAAAGAAAGTCAAACGATTCTcggctgattgtgagacgGCGACCAATCATCGGGTGTTTACGCTCGATCGATAAGCCCCGTATTTACCTGCAAATAAACCGTCAATCACTTCTTCGCATAAAtaaaactcgaaattcgagGCCGGAGGCGAGAGTGGCGGGCGGATTGCAAGTCGGCGGGTATAACTCGATCGGATTAAGGTATTCGTTTCGTCTCGAGGAACTGGTCGGAGATTCAAGCGTCGCTTTATCAGcatctggaaaaatttttgatcatcGCGAATGTAAGAGGGGACGTAAATTCACGAGCCAATATTAGTCGTTCGTATTAAATCTGCAGTATAATGATTTGGATTGATTTCTTCTTCGAAGACGGGAGTGAATTCTGCTCCCTCTCGTGTTCTCCAATTTTCGTCATGCCCGGCGGAATCTTGACTGTACcgtatgtataaattacaATACGCAAGGGTGGGTGGTGGTGAAAGAAACGTGGaagcaaaaatcaaatgtAAGAGAATGAGACAGCGGGAgggaggaaaaatatttttcctcttctattttcatacgcatggaatttcctTCGGAAACATAAACAGCCCTGCGCCCACAGCTCGATAACAATTTTCCTCGACGGTCCTCGAGGATGTCAGCCCTCCGAACTCATTCCGCTCGAGCAAACGACCAACGATTTTCTCCAATGGTTTATTCATTCGTATACGATTGAACAAACATCAGGTGATTCCCGGCAGCTCTACGTAATTGGAATTCCACACTCGCTTGGAGAGATCGCGTGATCCACAGGTGTGATAACTGCCCGCCGATTCTTTTCTATTCGGTAATTGAACACCGgttgttcgaaaaattcaccTTTCTATTTTCCGCACGAGATGCGTGTCGCGTTGCGTGAACCGCTGCACGGATGCTCTAACCGTGCCAGCGAAAGGTCATGTGTCACGCGTTACGGGTCACCGAACATAGCCGGGGTTCGGATATAAGGGAACATCGGATAAAAATAACCGCAAACTCTGAGCACCCTAGTCAGTTACCACCGCAGGATCCACGAGATATAACAACACAGCAACACCGATGTGAAGTAGAACGTGGAGAATTTGAGAAACGAAATTACGTCGCTAAAATATCTAtctatgtttatttatttttatccgcGTTGTTTCGTTCCTAGCGCGAACGATGCATCGCCGATTGcaagaacaataaaaataattgaaggATGACGGTGAAAAGTGttgctaaaaaatttaacacccCCTTTGAAGAGCCGGCGAATGGGGTGCGAGAAAAAGGCAGTTGAATGGCGGGAGAACACGGGGTCGTAAAAGGAACGAGAAAAATTCCTTCGCATTCTCGTGAAAGTTAACGACGGTCAcgaatagaaagagagagagagagaggaagaagaggagagaaggaaggggaaaaaagtaaattatcGCGCCGTAAGGCGATAAGGAAAATAGCGAGTGATACCGTTTCGGAGATTGGTTTTCGAAGAATTGAGTTATATCGAGGGTGGTATACACCTGACTTTAGAGCCCTTGGACGTTCCACCCTTCGGCGTTTGCATATCTGTTGTCGTCTTATACGCGTGTATACACAtcttgtatatatttatacacttCTCTGGATTTATCCACAAAATATGAAATACAACGTTTTATTTAGAtacatcgtttttttttttcttactgtgattagattttttcttatttttgttaaattttcttattttttttttttttttacttttgtttttcaccctCCGCGTAGTACGTTATTTcgattctcatttttttgCCCCTGGCTTCTCCTATACAACCTCGAGATACTTTTGTCGCTTGCGATCGGAAGAAACCAATGAACGTATACACGATTCGCGCGGATGAAAAGACGGGGAGTATAATGTAGAGAAGAAGGGGACGACGATCCGAGATAAGCTTCCATAACTAAAGGGACCCAAGTTTGCGAGATGAATTAATCGCACCGACGAAAGAAACAAACGGTATATTTTCGCATAGTCGATCTTTCGAAATATACAGCTATTAGTAAAGTCGCCGAACGGATATTGGCCGACATATATCTGTAACATAATGTCCCAGAAACGGATCTCTTTTTAGGAAAATGGATGAAACGATAAATCGAGGAGAAGTCTACCGCAGATaagaaaagtaagaaagaaaatatgaacTTACGGTGGAAAAGTGAACTGCAGGCTCATCGATCAACGGTCTCACGTCTCTCGTTGCGTGTTTATTGGCAATTTTTCAAGGCGTTGAGGCGTCTCTGCAGATTTGTCGCTCCTCAAGTTCCAACTTTCTATTTACTTTGCTCAAACTCGCATAAAACAATCCCTCCACCCTGTAGCTCGGACCGGGGCATGTAAATCCAGGTACATCGCTGTATGTTTGTCCATGTGCCCATCCACCCTTAACTGTCTGCACTTTGAGATGGTGTCTTACTCTGCGTGAAACTGCCCCACACGCAAACGATGCTCGACATCTCTAAACGAGCATTAAAGCCTTGCGCAGCAGACAATTTCACTCGTGTTTAATTGCTCTGCAAATATTTACCACTAATTATTGAGCCTGACGGGTTGACGAAGCTGTTCAAAAGACTTCGGAAAGGATTTTTGGAAGCTCAGTGACGCGTGgggttttcaaaattgaagcGTATATGTATTTCGGGAGGAAAATCAACGTCCAGCTGATATCCACTCGTAAGTTGATCACGAGGCTGAAGCAGGTAgcgttaaaaatcatttttcaagtaaatttgaaacaagaTATACTAACAATATTAATACGATCAAAATCTCTTTCAGTACTTCGTCGGTACAACTTTAAATTCGTATATTTAATCTCATTCCATCTCCTGCAAATAGAGCGCTATAATTTTGGGgaaattcgtttaatttttccttctcttgTGAGCAAATTGAAGCGGGATGAAGAAATAAAtggatgtttcttttttaaacattCTACTCATCACTGCATGGGCAAAGGGTGAAAGgtaagaaaggaaaaaaaagaaaacatcgcGCAATTCAAGACGGCCGTCGGGGTAATGGAAACGAACGAATGTCAGAGGTGAATGGAGATAAAAAAGGGGGAAGGAAGGttgagagaaggaaaaaaaaaacaagaaaaatagaaaaggaataagaaaaagtgCGGGAATACCCGACGCCCGGTGAGAGAGGAGTCCAATTGTCAGACTATTGCGCTCGACGTGTAGTAATATCGATATCCTTCGATATACCGTGGCTGCGAGCCTCGGGTCCTCGACGCAGACCGATATCTCTGGAGTAGGGTGCGACACCGTGTCCTTTCGTTCCTTCGTTCCTTAGTCCAAGATATTGGCCGTTGTCTTCATCATTCAGGAACAGAGGATGCCGGCCGGACCTTTTCGAGCCATTGAGTCCTGTCTGTGTGAGACGAGATGTTCTCCAAAtttctttccctttctttcATTGTCTTTATCaccgttcctttttttcttcgagtaGGTCTCGCAGATTTTTCCCGCATCAATCCGCGACTGGCTCATTAAATTATCAACAAGAAAATTCTCGACCCAAACCGATCGAGGTTTTGCCTGAATCTATCGTTATGATATTACTTAGCTGGCTGGTAACTTGGCGGAAGAAAAACGTGGCAGATGACGAAGGGCTTGACGAGGGTAGTTTACCTTCGATCTTCGACGAAAACATATCACTCTATATATTACGCCTCGACGTTACGGGCCAGGCCAATCCGTTTAgagttattttttctcaaaatttcaacgaacgaaaaatgaaaataatatccaAAATACAGTtagagattattttttccagtttcgatttttttttcttgctctCGCAATTCGAACAGAACGTGAGCAGACGTTTCTGTTCACTGATACAGACATACGTGTAATTACGTACGTACACGGATTGGAaggattgaaatttatatccCAATTTTCGTTGACCATAACGGCTCGCCCCggtcatttttttctcgcccCTTTGTTACATCgttgtttgatttttattttgtcatttgtctactttattttcttctcctttgcAAA is a window of Neodiprion fabricii isolate iyNeoFabr1 chromosome 6, iyNeoFabr1.1, whole genome shotgun sequence DNA encoding:
- the LOC124185243 gene encoding dopamine receptor 2 isoform X2, giving the protein MNESDIFYLLGSEDGETSSGGTDLNKTYYNASNGGNETGYNDLWNLASDRAGLAIVLILFSVATVFGNMLVILAVVRERYLHTATNYFVTSLAFADCLVGLVVMPFSAIYEVLENKWLFTTDWCDVWRSLDVLFSTASILNLCVISLDRYWAITDPFTYPMRMSRKRAAILIAIVWVCSSAISFPAIAWWRAVRTEKVPDDKCPFTEHLGYLIFSSTISFYLPLFVMVFTYYRIYRAAVIQTRSLKLGTKQVMMASGELELTLRIHRGGATNTDARHLFRTASSTPEDLQDLEEPLTALHNNGLSRLPSTRINNKQHLGKNFSLSRKLAKFAKEKKAAKTLGIVMGVFIVCWLPFFVVNLWSGFCSRCIWQEEIVSAAVTWLGWINSGMNPVIYACWSRDFRRAFVRILCVCCPRRMRRRYQPAFRCKPSQKFSSRKYCSTYSLHQVRSSRENSCEQTYI
- the LOC124185243 gene encoding dopamine receptor 2 isoform X1 — translated: MNESDIFYLLGSEDGETSSGGTDLNKTYYNASNGGNETGYNDLWNLASDRAGLAIVLILFSVATVFGNMLVILAVVRERYLHTATNYFVTSLAFADCLVGLVVMPFSAIYEVLENKWLFTTDWCDVWRSLDVLFSTASILNLCVISLDRYWAITDPFTYPMRMSRKRAAILIAIVWVCSSAISFPAIAWWRAVRTEKVPDDKCPFTEHLGYLIFSSTISFYLPLFVMVFTYYRIYRAAVIQTRSLKLGTKQVMMASGELELTLRIHRGGATNTDARHLFRTASSTPEDLQDLEEPLTALHNNGLSRLPSTRINNKQHLGKNFSLSRKLAKFAKEKKAAKTLGIVMGVFIVCWLPFFVVNLWSGFCSRCIWQEEIVSAAVTWLGWINSGMNPVIYACWSRDFRRAFVRILCVCCPRRMRRRYQPAFRCKPSQYTAGMGTGGPASSVSYSSVSQSSDGTGPTTVGGM